The following are encoded together in the Tetrapisispora phaffii CBS 4417 chromosome 5, complete genome genome:
- the RPL12B gene encoding 60S ribosomal protein uL11 (similar to Saccharomyces cerevisiae RPL12B (YDR418W) and RPL12A (YEL054C); ancestral locus Anc_5.522) produces the protein MPPKFDPSEVKYLYLRAVGGEVGASAALAPKIGPLGLSPKKVGEDIAKATKDFKGIKVTVQLKIQNRQATASVVPSASSLVITALKEPPRDRKKEKNVKHSGNLQLDDIIEVARQMREKSFGKNLASVTKEILGTAQSVGCRVDYKNPHDIIEAINAGEIEIPEN, from the coding sequence ATGCCTCCAAAATTTGATCCAAGTGAAGTTAAATACTTATATTTAAGAGCTGTCGGTGGTGAAGTTGGTGCTTCTGCTGCTTTAGCTCCAAAGATTGGTCCATTAGGTCTATCTCCAAAGAAGGTTGGTGAAGATATTGCCAAGGCTACCAAGGACTTCAAAGGTATCAAGGTCACCGTTCAATTAAAGATCCAAAACAGACAAGCCACCGCTTCTGTTGTTCCATCTGCTTCCTCTTTAGTTATCACTGCTTTGAAGGAACCACCAAGAGACAGaaagaaggaaaagaaCGTCAAGCACTCTGGTAACTTACAATTAGATGACATCATCGAAGTTGCTAGGCAAATGAGAGAGAAATCTTTCGGTAAGAACTTAGCTTCTGTTACCAAGGAAATCTTAGGTACAGCTCAATCTGTTGGCTGTCGTGTTGACTACAAAAACCCTCATGATATCATCGAAGCTATTAACGCTGGTGAAATCGAAATTCCAGAAAACTAA